The sequence below is a genomic window from Rhinopithecus roxellana isolate Shanxi Qingling chromosome 7, ASM756505v1, whole genome shotgun sequence.
CATTTAGGATCTTCACAAACTTCAGAGGTTCGAAATCATACCaattatcttttctgaccacagtggaatgaaactagaaagcaATACCAGAAGGAGAATTGAAAATGTCACAAATAGGTGGAAATTACAACACTCTCTTCAATAATCAATGGGTCAAAGAACAGACCACAAGGAAATTAGAAAGCATCTTGAgacacatgaaaatgaaaacaccacATGCCACAACTAAGGAGATGCAGGGAAAGCatagtgttaagagggaagtttattgTGGTAAAtgcttacagtgaaaaagaagACAGATCTCAAATCAACAGCCTGTCTTTATGTTTCGAGaactagaaaaggaagaacaatgtaaacccaaagttagcagaaggaaggaagtaataaagattagagcacaaataaaggaaatggagaatagacaaataataggaaaaaagcaACGAAACTAAGAGCTGGTGTCTCTGAAAAGGTCAACATAGGTTAAGCAgattaagagaaaaacagagaagggTCAAATAACTAAACTCAGAACGACAGAGGGGCATTACAATTGAtactacagaaacaaaaaagattataaaGAGAAGACCAGGGACAACTATACCCCAACAAATTTGATACTttaggagaaatagataaattctgaGAAACATACACGCTGCCAAGACTGACTCCTGAAGAAGTAAAAAATCTCAGCAGATCTCGACAACTCGTAAGGAGACTTAACCAGTATTCATCAACCTCCCAACATAGAAAACCCCAGGACTAGATGGCTTCAGTGgagaattctactaaacatttaaagaggaaTTAGGGCCAGaaacacacggacacacacacacacacacacacacacacacacacacacttcccaaaAGAATGTTTGTGCATACATATTCAACAAAAACCTAGCACACCGAGTTCAACAGCACATGAAAGGCCCATGACCACGTGGGATTTATTCGTGGAATGCAAGGAAGTTTCGATCAATGAAAATCAACTAATTTAGTGTACGGCATCAACAAAATGAcggacaaaaccacatgatcgGCTCAATTGATGCActaaaagcatctgacaaaagtcaGCTCCCTTCGTGACAAAAACACTCAAACTCCTTGGAACAGAAGGAAACAACCTCAGCGTCACAAAAGTCCTATATAAAATACTCACTGTGAACACTGTACTAGATGCCGAAAGagtgaaagcttttcctctaagatcaggagcaaGGCAGAGATGCCCGCTTTTGCTACTTCTTCTCAATATAGTCCCGGAAGTTCggagggcaattaggcaagaaaatgaaataaaaaggcatcctttttatttcacttcattttgtCTTTACAAAAGGCATCCTTTTTATTTCCTACTTTCTAAATAACCCATAGCTCAAGGAAAACATCACCAATGAAATCACAAAGTATTTTGAACCGGATGAAAACTTATGGGATGTATTTTAATTGTCTAGATTgcatgaaaaagaaagacataacaTTTGCATCTTTCCCAACCACGTTGAGCAACAGATTAAAcctgaagaaagcagaagaaatgaaataacgaTAAAAGTACAAATCAGTTAAAGATAAAACAACACAGCCAGAGgtggttttttgtaaagatggtgtGATTAAGACATGCCTTGTGTGGGCCTgaacaaaaaggagagaaataatgAAGCAACCAGTGTCTGGAATGGCTAAGAAAACATCACTATGGGCAACGAAGATATTAAAGAGATCATTATTCAAAATCATGAACAGCTTTATGCCCACAAATGTGAAACTTTGgataacaaaatgacagaaaacagactaaacaTCTGAATTGTCCTACAAATTCTAAACGGGCGGAATCTGAaggaaacaacagcaacagccaCAAGAACCTACAGACTCTGATGCTGCCACCGAttaattctacaaaacatttgtGAAGGAAAGAATGTCAATCTTACCTTCTTGCCAGGTAACATAAAAAAGGGGAAATGCTTTCCATCCCATTTTATGAGGCAAAAACCTTTAAAGGGCATGGTAAGAAATGAAACGCACAGGCCTATCTTTCACATAAGCACAGAAGAAGAAATCTTGGATAAAGCATTAGCAAAACAAATCAATTAAATCTCCAAAAAGGAAAACGTATCACAAAAAAGTCGAGTATTCTAGAAATGAAGTGGTTCAGCGCTTGAAAAATCTGTCTCTCAGAAGTAAtgtatgaaagagaaaaactatGATATTCCCTACACATGCAGGAAGAGTATTTCatgggtttgatttttttaaatgaccatgCACTTATGATAAAACCTCTTAGCCAACTGCAAATAAAAGGGAACTCTCTTGATTCcgttagaatattttttaaaagcctacgAAAACAACGATACTTACTGGTGACATGTTGACAGCTTTCCCTCTGAGATcagggataaataaataaataaataaataccgcTACATCCACTGTCACCACTTACAGTGCcatgaaggaagaaaaagtaatcAAAGCAGTCCTGCAAGCACAGCCTTAAATGCATATGCATGTCAACCAAAGGACATCCTTGTGAACGTGCACCACAATAATAACACTAACACTCCAGCGCTGGAAACTACCGAAGAGTCCATtagaaataaaaggcatgaaTAAATTGTGGCATCGTCATACAATTCAAAATACTGCGCAGGAAGGCAAAGAAACGAAATTCAGCTACACAGCACGACAGAAGTCAGTAGTAAGGAGAAAAACCTAATGTTGCCAAGAGAAACCGagattataaaatatgtactGTACTGATTCTACGTATGTGTAATGCGTTCACAAACAGGCGGGATTATCTTCAAGTGTTAAAAGTCACAAGAGTGGTTAGATTTGCCGAGGTGGAAGACAAGAGTGACTGGCATGAGAGTGCTTTTGAGCTGCCGGCAATACAGTACACCATTTCTTAACCCAGATCATAGGGGATCAGACGTCCCTGTGGAACCATTTACTGAGTGGTACCTTCATTTTTCATGCAACTCCATTTTTGTATTATATTCCACTATAATGTAcataaagatatttaaatgaaTACAATCCCAGGAATGTCCATAAACAATGGATTCTTCAGCGATTTgtatattctctgaccacaatgccACAATGGGatctagaaatcaataatgaaagaTCATTACAAACCCCTGTATGTGTTTGTAAATTAAGAAACATCCTCCTTAGTAACCCATGGCTCTAAGAAAAACTAACgttgaaatgagaaaatgttttgagCTTACTAACGAAGCAAACTCCAGAGGTCTTTGCCTGCCAATGTTACTAAGTCTCCTCTCTGGGGAAGTTTAGATTACACAGGAAGACTCTCCTGCATCTCTGAGAAGGGGCAAGATGCCAGCAATCTGGACGCCAAACTCCAGCGGAGGTGAGGGACTGCAGATTGCTGTAGACAGCAACCGAAATCCCTACGCTGGGTTGGGATGTATGCCTTCAAGTGAGTCTGAAGTTCCAAAGCCCATAAATCTGCTGGTTCATGCTGTGCAGACAGTACATTtggcctccagctcccagagttGGGGGAGAGTGATTTGTCATGCTACGAGGAGCTGAGAGGGGATCTGGGTGTCTAAGTGATTTTTAACTACACTTTCTAGAGCAATCATGCAATTTACAGCCCCCACCATTACCAACAAGATGCAGGGATACATGGCAATGCCAGTGTGGCAGACAGTTGGAAGGTCTGGTGAGAGGGGTAAGTCGGTTGCTTTCCGGCTGTCCTCACTGCCAGTTGATGCTCAAGCTCTCTTGGCAAcacaagtgagactctgtctctaaaaaagcaaaccataaaaaaaaaaaaaaaaaaattaacatgtagtcccagctactctggaggctgaggctggaggatcccttgagctcagcagttcgaggctacagggagctatgatcggaccactgcactccagcctgggtgacagagcaagcacCCCCCACGCCCTCCTAAAAGATCAAGCTCTCTTAATCAGCTAAGTCAGATGTCACTCACCTGTTTCCTTACCATCTTctgctactttctttcttttgtctcctcagCCAGTTTCTTTGTCTTTATGGGGTAAAGCCTTAAGAAAGAAGGATGCAGccaggaaagagggagggggaagagaagggagaagtgaaggtgaaaaagagaaagggtGAGTGACGTACATGACCAAAGGTGCCCTGGGGAACCTGGGAGCAAGAACAAGGGTCCCTGGGCGAGTTGAAACTATCCCTCGTGCTCTTTGGTCTGTTGGGTGCTCAGGTTGCAGGGAATGGGCATCCAGTTGGACTTCATGAGAACTCACACCTTGGGGTGTGGAGGGCAGGACACCATGAGAGGAGTCCCACCCTGCTGCAAAAGATAGAAGAGGAGAGTTGTCCCCAACATAAAAGGGAAGGCAGTGACAGAAAGAGGCAAGCAGAGGATGGTGGATGGCAGAACAGAGACTATCATCAATGACATTTTCTTCACTGAGCCCACCCCAGAAATGAGCTCCCTTCCTGTGCACTCTCACAGCTCCTTGTCGTTGAATCTCATATCACTGATGGTAATTTGCAGAGGAATAATTAAGTTGGTGATTCACTTTAGGATGTACTGCCCTCCGAGGCTGAAAGCTAAACACATAGGGCCCACGTTACGCCCAGTGCCACTTAAGGAACTAAGGATTAGTCACTGGGTAAGTATcaggggaagggagggtggggagggtgagGGGAAGGAACGGcctagagagaaggaaaagcaaaaggaGGGGAAAACCAGAGAGGACAACATgcggaaggaaagagggagagaaagggcagTGAGGGATATGGGAACTCCGAGGGAGGACAAAGGGAAAGACAAGGCATGGAGGCGAGAGAGCAGAGAGGGGAGATGAGGGGTGATGACGGAGGCTGAAGTGAGgtaggaagagagaggaaagaggaaaggagtgTAGAGGAATGGATGAGGGAGTAAAGAGAGAGGAACAAGGGGAGAGGTCCTTTACCAAAGGGTGATTGATGAGCGGGGGGCAAGATGAAGGGGCAGTGAGGGAGAAAGGGTAAGGAGGAGAAAACTGCCAGCGTTGAGAACCCTACCGTGCCTCTGGAAAGAGGGGATCCCCATCCCAGGTCAATCTGGGGCTCCCCGTGGGACTATCTCAGAGGGAGGAGCTGGATAAGCCAAGAGCAAAGGGTGCACGGGACCGCTCTTGCCTGGCTGCATGTGTCATTCGGGGCCTTCCCACCCAAACAGGGTGACCGGTCACATCGACAGCCACCTCTGCTGAATCCAAGCTCTGCACTGGATCCTCCTTTACCCTGCCTGTTTCAACAAGCAAACTTGATCCCTCCCTGACTGTATCAGTTGCAACCCCTTTCATGGTCGCAGAGACCTGGCCTCTCCCACAAGAACCCTACGGGCCAGCCAGTGTGATGCACCGTACATCATCTCTGTTCAGGAtgaagcctgtgtgtgtgtgcatggggtgggagtgtgtgtgtgtggggtgtgtgtgtgtgtgtactaatAATCGCAGGGATCAATACATCTGTGGGAATTGTGAATTCTTTCGATGTGACTGCCTTGCTAGAATCCCCTCTCCCAGGGGCCTTTATCTCAAGGACCAACTCTGCTTTTCTCCCACAGCCCAATGAATGCATCAGACACTCAGCTTCAGTTCCCATGGCAACAGGGGCTAATGGTCTAGAGACTAAGGATGAGACAAAGACAAACGCAGAGAAATGTGCGTGTTCTGTCTTCCTCTGAGGTACGCAAGCCCCTATTCAGGGATTGAAAAGAACATTCGCTTTAGTTCTACCCTGCCCTCCCCTCAATGCTGGGTGGAGGAGGGCAGAAATGCAGACGGGCCCGACATGAATCCAGAATTTCTACATCCTCTCAATGCACCTGCACGGCTTGGAGACAGGCTTGTTTGTCCCCGAGCCATCATGTTACCAACAATGTATTGTACCTGCAAACCATGCCTGTGGAACCTAGGATTCCCGCTACCCCAGCTCACTTTCCTCTTTCCCACCCTCTAGCCTCTATCATAGTAGGGGAGTTTTTTCAGTCATTCCGATTTTCTGACAGAAAGTTCCAGCCAGCCCGATTTCAGAAACGCTGTCTCAGAAGGGCTCCCTGATCCTTCCTGCCAGAGTCACATAGGACACagctcttccctcttctcctctGTGGCCTGGGAGACCTCTGCCCAGACCATGGGACCAGTTCCTAGGACTCCCCTTCCTGCCACACTCCTGTTTCTGCCGGGCCTTGGGGAGACTCCGAGGAGGGAGGTTTCTGATAGTCTCCCACTTCTGGAAGCAGCCAAAGTAATGAGAGGCCTCTTCCCTGCCCCTCTTCCTGAGAAGCCCACCACCTCCTGTGTATTGACTCCCCTTACCAGAGGCTGGACAAACAGGGTGCCAGGCAGGACATGAGACGTCCCACACTATAAATTTGTGATAAACAACAACTCAAAAGCTGGGCATATGCCCCCAActtcccctctcttctttccttttattccagCGAGTCTCAGAAGTCCCTTTGTCCAGCTGCACTCTCCTCTCCTGGGACCCAGCCGCCCTCCATTTCCCATGTCCTGGAACCCCTCAGtccaaaatatctaaataaactCCACTTCACTGCAATGGTGCAACCCACACCCATAGCCATGCCCTACGCCAGAAGGAACCACATGAAGTTCTGCCCATCTTCCCGACCTCCACGGATGTTGCGCGACATCCAGTCTCCTCTGGGTCAGGGGGTTTGTCTCATATGCACCCCTGAGTGCTCATCTGCGAGTGACTCCCCTGTATTTCACACCCCTCTCAGGGGATCTCAGATCCGCTCAGCTGCTGGTCTCTGTCTGGATGACCACGACCAGTTTCCCTTGGAGAAGGACCAATGGGGAATGGCAATGCCAGGAAGGCAACGCTTCGCTTGACTGCTCTGCTCCTTAAATCCCCAAAAACACCACTCACAGGACTGTAGACGCTATGCCAGTTACAGACGTCAGTGAAGGGTCAATAGTGACTACATGAAATGACAGTGGAACAAACTACTAGCGAGCGATGGCTAAGTATCCATGCTGCTAGAATCCAAAAAGAATCACCCACCCCCTGCCTCCCACGGAAAAGATAAGATCTTCTGAGGACATTCCATTTCCGGTGAATTCCTGTTCGtggcttttcttcctgttttgagcactgcccttttctctccctggaaaggaggaagtcCCCTCCATTAATGTGCTTCATTGTAgggatttctttatttctcagtaaTGGGATCTGTCTATGTCTCCACCTCCCTGTGAACACATGAACACCCAGAGACAATCCCCAAACACTAAGGAGCTATGAGTGTCACGTAATCCCTCACCTAGctctgtgcagtggctcacacctataaccccagctatgCAAGacaccgaggcaggaggattgtttgaagccaggagttggacaCGAGCCTGGTCTAtgtagcgagacctcatctctaaaattataaaaatcgaAAAAATTAGCCTTatatggtggcacgcatctgtggtcccagctactcgggagactcacgcgggaggatcacttgagcccaggagtttgaggctgcagtgagttatgacagcaccactgcatAGAGCTGTGGGAGCCTGCACTTTgaagccatgagttcaagaccagcttgggcatcacagcaagaccccatctgcagaaaaaaataaaatttaatttaaaaattaaaagtatctcTGACCgatacatttctcaaaatttgAATTTGTCAGTTTACATTAACCTTCGTTACTCAGCCTGGATCCTATGGACTTCAAACTTCATTTTCTCATCCTCTGGACATCTCTGCCCTGCCAATCCCTCATACTCAGTTTGGCCATCCCCGGGGATGGAGGTTATCAGCATGGCTTTAACTGAGAGCATGACGCATGGGGCTGGTGGCTCATATTTTAACAAAGTCAGCCTCTCTGGTTGATCCTATCTTTACCCCTCACTGTTTCACAGTTTGTATTCCTGCAGATGTCCACTGCTTCTCTGCATCTTCACATTCTCCTGCTCCAGCGGTTATTCCCATCAGCATACAATTATGCTCCACTGTCCTCCATTTTAAACAAATACCTTCCCTTGGCAACACTTCCCTACCAGCCGTTCTCCTACATACCTGCTGCCTTTCACAGCAAAACTTTCCTGGTAAGTTGTCTGAACAGGTTGTCACCACTTCCTCATCTCCACCTCTGATGTCTTGCATGGCCTTCTGTCCTCCaatatgctttttttgttttcatgctCTTCAGTAACTTACACGATGTCAAATCCAATTATCATCCCTCTGACCTGGCTTGCCCTCTTAGTAGCATTGAACGTACTGGCCACTATTAATCTCTTGAAATCTTGTGGATTCCGTGAAACCATCCTCTTCTAGTGATCTGCCTTCCAGGATAGATCCTATTCTTTGAGTTATTTCCTGTCTCCTCTTCTTCTAAACTCCTCTACTTGTTGATATGCTCCAGATTGTGGCCTTGTTTCCtccttttctacatttttctctaaGAAATTTCCTTCACTTATAGACGTAAATAACACCTACATATGCCACCTCCTGTATCCATCAGTATGTTTggttagaaacaacagaaaaacactCACGAtgctcaaaccaaaaaaaaaaaaaaaaaacagatgcaagATACCAGTTTGCACATGGAGTCAATAAGAGGGCTGCATAACCAGGATTGGAAAGCAGGTAGGATTCATGGGAGTCTGAGACATAAAAACAATCACAAAGGTCATGCCTGAGAAATACCTTTGTCTTGACATGGTTCTTGGAACCTTGCTACTCTGCCAGAGAGGCCACTTTGGAAGCCTCCTACACATTTAATTTTTCAGCCTCCTGGAAGTCTTCGTATAGGTTTCATTTTGtaataattcaaaaatatccCTCCAACTTGTATCCTAATACATTAGCACGTATGTTAACTTAGGAATAAGTTAGGAAACATTTTGAATTCCTTCAGCGATTCTTTCCTCCTTCATTAAaagaaacagctttattgagatacaattcagaTACCACAAAGCTCACCCTTTAAAAGAGTACAGTGCAGTGTTTGTCAGTATATTCAAAAAGTTGAGCAACTCCATTCCGTAGGTGGCCTTTTTCACCATGCTGATTGTTCATTTGGTTCACCATAGGTTTTTGGTTCGACGTAGTCTCACCTATCTAATGTGGCTTTTTGCTGCTTGTGCTTTTTGTCATATTCGAGAAGTCATTTCCAAGTCAAATGCCATGGAGCTTTTCACCTATGTTCTCTTCTAGGAGATTTAttggaaaagatatttgaaaaggATATAtatgataagggattaatatccaagcTATAcaaggaactcctacaactcaataccaaaaaagaagacaacaaaCGGACTAaagaatgggcaaaagacttgaatagacgtTTCTCCAAAGAGGACATGCACATGCCCAACAGtgtatgaaaaagtgctcaacatcactactcatcagagaaatgcaaatccaaaccacaatgagccATCACCTCACACTTTGAAAgatagctattatcaaaacaagaaagaaaaagaaaaaagagagaaagaaagaaagaaaagaagaagaaagaaaggaaagaggaaggaaggaaggaaggaagaaggaaggaaggaaggaaaaaagaagagaaagaaagagaaagaaagaaagaaaggaaggaaggaaggaaggaaggaaggaaggaaggaaggaaggaaggaaggaaggaaggaaggaaggaaggaagg
It includes:
- the LOC115898784 gene encoding putative uncharacterized protein FLJ39060, translating into MVDGRTETIINDIFFTEPTPEMSSLPVHSHSSLSLNLISLMVICRGIIKLVIHFRMYCPPRLKAKHIGPTLRPVPLKELRISHWPNECIRHSASVPMATGANGLETKDETKTNAEKCACSVFL